A single window of [Clostridium] hylemonae DSM 15053 DNA harbors:
- the rpsB gene encoding 30S ribosomal protein S2 — MSVISMKQLLEAGVHFGHQTRRWNPKMAPYIYTERNGIYIIDLQKSVGKVDEAYQAISDIAAEGGSILFVGTKKQAQDAIKTESERCGMFYVNERWLGGMLTNFKTIKSRINRLKEIERMSEDGTFDVLPKKEVIQLKKEWEKLEKNLGGIKEMKKAPDAIFVVDPKKERICVQEAHTLGIPLIGIADTNCDPEELDYVIPGNDDAIRAVKLIVSKMADAVIEANQGATGYEEEYVEGEGAYEETAEAN; from the coding sequence ATGAGTGTTATTTCAATGAAGCAACTTTTAGAAGCAGGTGTTCATTTCGGACATCAGACAAGAAGATGGAACCCTAAGATGGCTCCGTATATCTACACAGAGAGAAACGGTATCTACATTATCGATCTGCAGAAGTCTGTAGGCAAAGTTGACGAGGCTTACCAGGCAATCTCTGACATCGCTGCAGAGGGCGGCTCCATCCTGTTCGTAGGTACGAAGAAGCAGGCACAGGACGCTATCAAGACAGAATCTGAACGTTGCGGAATGTTTTATGTAAATGAAAGATGGCTTGGCGGTATGCTCACCAACTTCAAGACGATCAAGAGCAGGATCAACCGTTTAAAAGAGATCGAGAGAATGTCTGAAGACGGAACATTCGATGTGCTGCCGAAGAAAGAAGTTATCCAGTTAAAGAAAGAATGGGAGAAGCTTGAGAAAAACCTTGGCGGCATCAAAGAGATGAAGAAAGCGCCGGACGCGATCTTCGTAGTAGATCCAAAGAAAGAAAGAATCTGTGTACAGGAAGCTCACACACTCGGCATTCCGCTTATCGGAATCGCTGATACAAACTGTGATCCGGAAGAGCTTGATTATGTGATCCCGGGAAATGATGATGCTATCCGTGCAGTTAAATTGATCGTTTCCAAGATGGCAGACGCTGTTATCGAAGCAAACCAGGGAGCAACCGGATACGAGGAAGAATATGTTGAAGGTGAAGGCGCTTACGAAGAGACAGCAGAGGCAAACTAA
- the tsf gene encoding translation elongation factor Ts, which produces MAITASMVKELREMTGAGMMDCKKALNETNGNMDEAVEYLRKNGQAKAEKKAGRIAAEGLVMAEVKEDKTAAIVEVNSETDFVAKNAEFQGFVKAVTEQALATDAADMDAFMAEAWIADTSKTVKDALTEKISVIGENLNIRRFEKVVTDGCVVSYIHGGGRIGVLVEASTDVVNDDIRACLKNVAMQVAAMSPKYVSRDEVSQDYLDHEKEILLAQAKIENPDKPENIIEKMIIGRLNKEMKEICLLDQVYVQDSDLTVAKYVEKVAKEAGADMKVTKFVRFETGEGLEKKNEDFAAEVAAQMGQ; this is translated from the coding sequence ATGGCAATTACAGCTAGTATGGTAAAAGAGTTAAGAGAAATGACAGGCGCAGGCATGATGGACTGTAAAAAAGCTCTTAACGAGACAAATGGAAATATGGACGAGGCAGTAGAATACCTGAGAAAGAACGGACAGGCCAAAGCTGAGAAGAAGGCCGGACGTATCGCGGCAGAAGGTCTCGTTATGGCTGAGGTAAAGGAAGATAAGACAGCAGCGATCGTAGAGGTTAACTCTGAGACTGACTTTGTAGCAAAAAATGCAGAGTTCCAGGGATTTGTAAAGGCTGTCACAGAGCAGGCACTCGCGACAGACGCAGCTGACATGGACGCGTTTATGGCAGAGGCATGGATCGCAGACACTTCCAAAACTGTAAAAGACGCACTCACAGAGAAAATCTCTGTTATCGGTGAGAATCTGAACATCAGAAGATTTGAAAAAGTAGTGACAGACGGATGTGTTGTATCCTACATCCACGGCGGCGGCCGCATCGGCGTTCTCGTGGAGGCTTCCACAGATGTTGTAAATGACGACATCAGAGCTTGTCTGAAGAACGTAGCTATGCAGGTTGCAGCAATGTCTCCGAAGTATGTATCCCGCGACGAAGTTTCCCAGGATTACCTGGATCACGAAAAAGAGATCCTGCTTGCCCAGGCGAAGATCGAGAACCCGGATAAGCCGGAAAATATCATCGAGAAGATGATCATCGGACGTCTCAACAAAGAGATGAAAGAAATCTGTCTGCTTGACCAGGTATACGTACAGGACAGCGATCTTACAGTTGCCAAGTATGTAGAGAAGGTTGCAAAAGAAGCAGGCGCTGACATGAAAGTTACGAAGTTCGTTCGTTTTGAGACCGGAGAAGGCCTTGAGAAGAAGAACGAAGACTTTGCTGCTGAAGTTGCGGCTCAGATGGGACAGTAA